Proteins encoded in a region of the Lycorma delicatula isolate Av1 chromosome 6, ASM4794821v1, whole genome shotgun sequence genome:
- the LOC142326977 gene encoding sodium-coupled monocarboxylate transporter 1-like gives MPTFSWFEHLVILFTIVLPVLIGLYFGFCKNNKLTPTEYNIYTVKTSSVILISLSLIASHVSGTTLLEIPSEIYVYGTQYYAVILSYAIVTIFILQFYLPVFYQLELNSPYEYLERRFHYSVRLLTSLLYLTSFVTIERPRNECS, from the exons ATGCCTACATTTAGTTGGTTTGAACATTtggttatattatttacaatagtgTTACCGGTGTTAATTGGATTATATTTTGGAttctgcaaaaataataaattaactccaacagaatataatatttatacagtgAAAACCTCAAGTGTAATTCTAATATCACTGTCTCTCATAGCAAG TCATGTTTCAGGTACTACACTGCTTGAAATACCAAGTGAAATATATGTGTATGGAACGCAATACTATGCTGTAATACTTTCTTATGCAATTGTcacaatttttattctacaattttatttaccaGTTTTCTATCAATTAGAACTTAATTCACCTTATGAG taccTGGAAAGACGGTTCCATTACAGTGTTAGATTATTAACTTCTTTACTTTACTTGACGTCTttt